Proteins encoded together in one Capricornis sumatraensis isolate serow.1 chromosome 3, serow.2, whole genome shotgun sequence window:
- the UPK3B gene encoding uroplakin-3b encodes MGLPSRQPCPWLLLLVVLGWPQPCLSLELIPYTPRITAWDLEGKVTATTFSLEQPRCVLDGHSSAANTVWLVVAFSNASRVFQNPQTLAEIPASPRLLTDGHYMTLPLTMDQLPCEDPAGGSGRAPVLRVGNDAGCLADLHQPRYCNAPLPGPGPYRVKFLLMNSRGSPQAETRWSDPIALLQGKSPGSIDTWPRRRSGDMIVITSILSSLGGLLLLAFLAASSVRFSSLWWPEEAPEQLRIGSFMGKRYMTHHVPPSEAATLPVGCEPGLERFPSLSP; translated from the exons ATGGGGCTCCCCTCCAGGCAGCCTTGCCCCTGGTTGCTGCTCTTGGTGGTGCTGGGCTGGCCCCAGCCGTGCCTCAGCCTGG AGCTCATCCCCTACACGCCGCGGATAACTGCCTGGGACCTGGAAGGAAAGGTCACGGCCACCACGTTCTCCTTGGAGCAGCCGCGCTGTGTCCTGGATGGGCACTCCAGTGCTGCCAACACTGTCTGGCTGGTGGTGGCCTTCAGCAACG CCTCTAGGGTCTTTCAGAACCCCCAGACACTGGCTGAGATCCCAGCCTCCCCACGGCTGCTGACCGATGGCCACTATATGACGCTGCCCCTGACCATGGACCAGCTGCCCTGTGAGGACCCGGCGGGTGGCAGCGGGCGCGCCCCCGTGCTTAGGGTGGGCAATGACGCCGGCTGCCTTGCTGACCTCCATCAGCCTCGCTACTGCAATGCCCCCCTCCCGGGCCCGGGGCCTTACAG GGTGAAGTTCCTGCTGATGAACTCCAGGGGCTCACCCCAGGCCGAGACGAGGTGGTCCGACCCCATCGCTCTCCTCCAAG ggaagtccccaggctcCATTGACACGTGGCCCAGGCGGCGGAGTGGAGACATGATCGTCATCACCTCCATCCTGTCTTCCCTGGGCGGCCTCCTGCTCCTGGCCTTCCTGGCAGCCTCCAGCGTGCGCTT CTCCAGCCTGTGGTGGCCGGAGGAGGCCCCAGAGCAGCTGCGGATTGGCTCCTTCATGGGAAAGCGCTACATGACCCACCACGTCCCGCCCAGTGAGGCGGCCACCCTGCCGGTGGGCTGCGAGCCTGGCCTGGAACGCTTCCCCAGCCTCAGCCCCTAG